One region of Anaeromyxobacter paludicola genomic DNA includes:
- a CDS encoding type 1 glutamine amidotransferase, translated as MKRVVIAQTGSVGPDVSDLFGDFPDWFARLLRGRAEPLVARAPGDLASLEPFDGVVVTGSFASVTAPEPWMDALSAELLRIARERPVLGVCFGHQLLARALGGRVERNPRGLEAGACEVALTPAGRDDPLFDGVPDRFLAHELHEDHVAELPPGAVRLAGNAMSPVQAFRAGNLRAVQFHPEIDLARARFFATRDRQDHDRRVPGGSEAVRASLAETPAAVRCFHNWLARYVGAAEPQAGDVRCASSTR; from the coding sequence GTGAAGCGCGTCGTCATCGCCCAGACCGGCTCCGTCGGCCCCGACGTGAGCGACCTCTTCGGGGATTTCCCCGACTGGTTCGCGCGGCTCCTGCGCGGCCGGGCGGAGCCCCTCGTGGCCCGCGCCCCGGGCGACCTCGCCTCCCTGGAGCCGTTCGACGGGGTGGTGGTCACGGGCTCCTTCGCCAGCGTCACCGCCCCCGAGCCCTGGATGGACGCGCTCTCGGCCGAGCTGCTCCGGATCGCCCGCGAGCGCCCGGTGCTCGGCGTCTGCTTCGGCCACCAGCTCCTGGCCCGCGCCCTGGGGGGACGCGTCGAGCGCAACCCGCGCGGCCTCGAGGCCGGCGCCTGCGAGGTGGCGCTCACGCCCGCCGGCCGCGACGACCCGCTCTTCGACGGCGTCCCGGACCGCTTCCTCGCCCACGAGCTGCACGAGGACCACGTGGCCGAGCTGCCGCCCGGCGCGGTGCGGCTCGCCGGCAACGCCATGAGCCCGGTGCAGGCCTTCCGGGCCGGCAACCTGCGGGCGGTCCAGTTCCACCCCGAGATCGACCTCGCCCGGGCCCGCTTCTTCGCGACGCGCGACCGGCAGGACCACGACCGCCGGGTCCCGGGCGGCTCCGAGGCGGTGCGGGCCTCGCTCGCCGAGACCCCGGCCGCCGTCCGCTGCTTCCACAACTGGCTCGCGCGCTATGTCGGCGCGGCCGAACCGCAGGCAGGAGACGTCCGTTGCGCATCCTCCACACGATGA
- a CDS encoding cytochrome c biogenesis protein ResB — protein MTQRPLRSVWDALTSLKLTIVCLALLMVLVIACTLAQTTMGTLGAVNAYIRSFLVWWDVPGTAWRIPVAPGGGLVGLVLTVNLVAAQARRLELSWRKAGLWIVHAGLILLFAGEFVTSFFQKETQLTIEQGQTLNYVESPRDLELAVIDVTDPAHDEVYAVPEARLARGGEVALPGSPVTLRVKGYLENAELANRGPSDPPSPANMGVGAMVSVRPLPPIASDEQLNRRAAFVEPVAGGRSYGTWLVSNALGAPQSFIHEGRTYVLSMRPQRQYLPYAITLKKFSHDVYPGTEIPKNFSSLVHLSNPSRGEERDVLIYMNQPLRYAGKAFYQASFGKGDTLSVLQVVENPGWLLPYISCVLVAAGLVLHFVVALRRSARRRQSAALLEAA, from the coding sequence TTGACCCAGCGACCCCTTAGAAGCGTCTGGGACGCCCTCACGTCCCTCAAGCTGACCATCGTCTGCCTGGCGCTGCTGATGGTGCTGGTGATCGCCTGCACCCTCGCGCAGACCACCATGGGCACGCTCGGCGCGGTGAACGCCTACATCCGCAGCTTCCTCGTCTGGTGGGACGTGCCGGGCACCGCCTGGCGGATCCCGGTCGCGCCCGGCGGCGGCCTGGTCGGGCTGGTGCTGACCGTGAACCTCGTCGCCGCCCAGGCGCGGCGGCTCGAGCTCTCGTGGAGGAAGGCGGGGCTCTGGATCGTCCACGCCGGCCTCATCCTCCTCTTCGCCGGCGAGTTCGTGACCAGCTTCTTCCAGAAGGAGACGCAGCTCACCATCGAGCAGGGGCAGACGCTCAACTACGTCGAGAGCCCGCGCGACCTCGAGCTCGCCGTGATCGACGTGACCGATCCCGCGCACGACGAGGTCTACGCCGTGCCGGAGGCGCGGCTCGCCCGCGGCGGCGAGGTGGCCCTGCCGGGCTCGCCGGTGACGCTGCGGGTGAAGGGCTACCTGGAGAACGCCGAGCTCGCGAACCGCGGCCCCTCCGACCCGCCCTCCCCGGCCAACATGGGCGTGGGCGCGATGGTGAGCGTCCGGCCGCTCCCGCCCATCGCCTCCGACGAGCAGCTCAACCGGCGCGCCGCCTTCGTCGAGCCGGTGGCCGGCGGCAGGAGCTACGGCACCTGGCTCGTCTCGAACGCGCTCGGCGCGCCGCAGAGCTTCATCCACGAGGGGCGCACCTACGTGCTCTCGATGCGGCCGCAGCGGCAGTACCTGCCCTACGCCATCACCCTCAAGAAGTTCAGCCACGACGTCTACCCGGGCACCGAGATCCCGAAGAACTTCTCGAGCCTGGTGCACCTGTCGAACCCCTCGCGCGGCGAGGAGCGGGACGTCCTCATCTACATGAACCAGCCGCTGCGCTACGCCGGCAAGGCCTTCTACCAGGCGAGCTTCGGCAAGGGCGACACGCTCTCGGTGCTGCAGGTGGTGGAGAACCCGGGCTGGCTGCTCCCCTACATCTCCTGCGTGCTCGTGGCGGCGGGGCTCGTCCTGCACTTCGTCGTCGCCCTGCGCCGCTCCGCCCGGCGCCGCCAGTCCGCCGCGCTCCTGGAGGCTGCATGA
- the gloA gene encoding lactoylglutathione lyase, whose product MRILHTMIRVGNLERSVAFYTEVLGMTLLRRHDYPEGRFTLAFVGYGDESRQPAIELTHNWDTPAYELGNGFGHIALEVPDAAAACAAIRARGGKVTREAGPMKHGTTVIAFVEDPDGYKVELIQAGTHGA is encoded by the coding sequence TTGCGCATCCTCCACACGATGATCCGGGTCGGGAACCTCGAGCGGTCGGTGGCCTTCTACACCGAGGTCCTCGGCATGACGCTGCTGCGCCGCCACGACTACCCGGAGGGCCGCTTCACGCTCGCCTTCGTCGGCTACGGCGACGAGTCGAGGCAGCCGGCCATCGAGCTCACGCACAACTGGGACACCCCGGCCTACGAGCTCGGGAACGGCTTCGGGCACATCGCCCTCGAGGTCCCGGACGCGGCCGCCGCCTGCGCCGCGATCCGCGCGCGCGGCGGCAAGGTGACCCGCGAGGCGGGGCCGATGAAGCACGGCACGACGGTCATCGCCTTCGTCGAGGATCCGGACGGCTACAAGGTGGAGCTGATCCAGGCCGGCACCCACGGCGCCTGA